A region from the Lycium barbarum isolate Lr01 chromosome 8, ASM1917538v2, whole genome shotgun sequence genome encodes:
- the LOC132605423 gene encoding trihelix transcription factor PTL-like, whose amino-acid sequence MDDHQYGMMDLTQYMNGRPLFATVPPHLTPDYLCGQHQHFEMVMPSTTTTVPQHDNFPPPPPHHHHEFLCDSSTMAAATTRASVSSGGGGGCTLSALEGGSHGRDGGNGRWPRQETLTLLEVRSRLDSKFKEANQKGPLWDEVSRIMSEEYGYQRKGKKCKEKFENLYKYYKKTKEGKAGRQDGKHYRYFRQLEALYGKTSNTISEINHVNTTLHYHQEAHNFHHHQGPKLSDSLIYSLSDSSDSDATNSSDDSNMENDSKGKRKNKRRGKRSWKAKIRDFVDIQMKKLMEKQEVWLEKMMKTIEDKEQERILREDEWRKKQAIRIEKEQKFWANERAGIEARDAALIDALHKLNGEDKLMKSSNNINDKNGSMFFCSKKQKDMNSLSSCYYNFQKNEEGRLSYCETSRHVSNVHETIDDGLF is encoded by the exons atggaTGATCATCAGTATGGTATGATGGATCTAACGCAGTACATGAATGGAAGGCCTCTATTTGCTACCGTTCCACCACATCTAACACCAGATTATTTATGCGGTCAGCACCAACACTTCGAGATGGTAATGCCTAGTACTACTACTACCGTCCCACAACATGACAactttcctcctcctcctcctcaccATCATCACGAGTTTCTTTGCGATTCCAGCACCATGGCAGCTGCCACTACTAGAGCTAGTGTCagtagtggtggtggtggtgggtgcACGTTAAGCGCGTTGGAGGGTGGCTCACATGGCCGTGATGGCGGAAATGGGCGGTGGCCAAGGCAAGAGACACTTACACTTCTTGAAGTTAGATCAAGACTTGATTCAAAATTCAAGGAAGCTAATCAGAAAGGTCCTCTTTGGGATGAAGTCTCTAG GATTATGTCTGAGGAATATGGATatcaaaggaaagggaagaagTGCAAGGAGAAATTTGAGAACTTGTACAAATACTACAAGAAGACTAAAGAAGGGAAAGCTGGAAGACAAGATGGCAAGCATTATAGATACTTTAGACAGCTTGAAGCTCTCTATGGTAAAACAAGCAACACAATCTCAGAAATCAACCATGTTAATACCACCTTACATTACCATCAAGAAGCTCATAATTTTCATCATCATCAGGGTCCTAAGCTCTCCGACAGTCTTATCTACAGTCTCTCCGATTCCTCTGATTCTGATGCTACTAATTCGTCTGATGATAGTAATATGGAAAATGATTCAAAAGGAAAGAGGAAGAATAAGAGAAGGGGGAAAAGGAGTTGGAAAGCTAAGATAAGAGACTTTGTGGATATACAAATGAAGAAATTAATGGAAAAACAAGAAGTTTGGTTAGAAAAAATGATGAAGACAATTGAAGATAAGGAACAAGAGAGGATTTTAAGGGAAGACGAATGGAGGAAAAAACAGGCAATTAGGATAGAAAAAGAGCAGAAATTTTGGGCTAATGAGAGAGCAGGGATTGAAGCGCGTGACGCTGCTTTAATTGATGCATTGCATAAATTAAATGGAGAAGATAAACTCATGAAGAGCAGTAATAATATCAATGATAAAAATGGTTCAATGTTCTTTTGCAGCAAGAAGCAAAAGGACATGAATTCATTGAGCTCATGTTATTATAATTTCCAGAAGAATGAAGAAGGGAGATTATCATATTGTGAAACATCAAGACATGTATCAAATGTTCATGAAACAATTGATGATGGGCTGTTTTAG